ATACATTGCGGCTAACCTTTTTCCCTCTATTTCTCACTGTGGTTTCCAAAAGCAAGCTTGTACGGCGACAAATTTTTCCTTTACTATCTCAGATCGGAATTGCTTACCCTGATAGTTACCTTACCTCTGAAAGCTCCATTGGCAAAGTGAAAGCAGGAGATCGCATGCATTATTTTATTTTTTCTGATCGCAAACAAATATTCAGCTATTTATCCGAACCTGTTTTTAAGTTGCTGTATTTTGGAAGCAAGCATATGAATAGGGAATTGTTTAATGATGCAGGGATTAAAATGACTCTTCACTCATTCAATGAAATTCCTGCCACGGTATTTGGAAATGCTGC
This genomic window from Chitinophagales bacterium contains:
- a CDS encoding FAD-dependent monooxygenase translates to MPVPAAHIHTPAGGQGMNTGIQDAYNLAWKLAYMIRGEVNAEVLNTYNTERTQNAKHLLETTDRILDIMSGVNRFWNTLRLTFFPLFLTVVSKSKLVRRQIFPLLSQIGIAYPDSYLTSESSIGKVKAGDRMHYFIFSDRKQIFSYLSEPVFKLLYFGSKHMNRELFNDAGIKMTLHSFNEIPATVFGNAAEFYVLLRPDNYVSYIGKDIVKCRDAIRKLLL